Proteins encoded together in one Planctomyces sp. SH-PL14 window:
- a CDS encoding PSD1 and planctomycete cytochrome C domain-containing protein, translating to MAIGTLPGQAAADPVDYLRDIKPLLRSRCVTCHGAITQEAGLRVDAAKLILKGSDEGPVALAGKSRESSLIARISSTDPDERMPPKGAPLTPAEIATLAAWIDSGAPAPADEPMTPSPREHWSFQPLRPVPVPAVRDASWSRNPIDRFVLSKLESRGWTPNPDAPPAALMRRAYLDLHGLPPTPAEQKEFLATADTDAYDRLVTTLLSQPAFGERYARHWLDVVRYADSNGYERDAAKPDVWRYRDYVIRAMNEDLPFDRFLLEQVAGDELADADFDSIVATGFHRLGPWDDEPADPTADRFDQLDDIVNTTSQSFLALTMGCARCHDHKFDPLTQRDYYSLVSIFNPLARPQNGRTELTLPAMLPGARRQLTDDQKKAAPQGYFFEEKGTPPKTHILLRGSPGNPGDEVAPAMPAILLARSVDFLSPGEHSSRRRLTLAEWLVERENPLTARVIVNRVWQWHFGEGLVRTSNDFGLNGERPTHPELLDYLAGWFVHEADWSLKKLHHLIMTSRTYQQSRAVRTEYEAADPENRLLWRRSLQRLEVEPIRDSILAVSGQLDRTLFGQPMYPLIPREALESHADKTSIWPAYNERAAARRTVYAFTKRSLLVPLLEVLDLCDTTRSSPRRNVTTVPTQALTLFNSDFVLQQARHLADRLQAEAGDDLDRQIDLAWQLALARAPRDEERQAMRAFVADEIQTLRAERGATATEAEVRQAARVQLCRVLFNLNEFVYPE from the coding sequence TTGGCAATTGGCACCCTTCCCGGACAGGCGGCCGCCGATCCGGTCGACTATCTCCGCGACATCAAGCCGCTCCTCCGCAGCCGCTGCGTGACCTGCCACGGTGCGATCACCCAGGAGGCGGGCCTGCGGGTCGACGCCGCGAAGCTGATCCTCAAGGGGAGTGACGAGGGCCCGGTCGCGCTCGCAGGGAAGAGTCGCGAAAGCAGCCTCATCGCCCGCATCAGTTCGACCGATCCCGACGAACGGATGCCCCCTAAGGGAGCCCCTCTGACGCCGGCCGAGATCGCCACACTCGCGGCGTGGATCGACAGCGGAGCGCCGGCTCCGGCCGACGAGCCGATGACCCCCTCGCCCAGAGAACACTGGTCGTTCCAGCCGCTCCGTCCGGTCCCCGTCCCCGCAGTCCGCGACGCGAGCTGGTCCCGCAACCCGATCGACCGGTTCGTCCTCTCGAAGCTGGAATCCCGAGGATGGACGCCGAACCCCGACGCACCGCCAGCCGCGCTGATGCGGCGGGCCTACCTTGACCTGCACGGCCTGCCGCCCACCCCCGCGGAGCAGAAGGAGTTCCTCGCCACGGCAGACACGGACGCATACGACCGCCTCGTCACGACACTGCTCTCGCAGCCCGCATTCGGCGAGCGTTACGCGCGGCACTGGCTCGATGTCGTCCGCTACGCCGACTCCAACGGCTACGAACGGGACGCCGCCAAGCCGGACGTCTGGCGCTACCGCGACTACGTGATCCGCGCGATGAACGAGGACCTCCCGTTCGACCGCTTCCTCCTCGAGCAGGTCGCGGGGGACGAGCTCGCCGACGCCGACTTCGACTCGATCGTCGCCACCGGCTTTCACCGCCTCGGTCCCTGGGACGACGAACCAGCCGATCCGACGGCGGACCGCTTCGATCAGCTCGACGACATCGTCAACACGACGAGCCAGTCGTTCCTGGCCCTCACGATGGGGTGCGCCCGCTGCCACGACCACAAGTTCGACCCGCTCACCCAGCGGGACTACTACAGCCTCGTCTCGATCTTCAATCCCCTGGCCCGCCCGCAGAACGGCCGCACGGAGCTGACGCTTCCCGCCATGCTCCCCGGAGCGCGGCGACAGCTCACGGACGACCAGAAGAAGGCAGCCCCGCAGGGATACTTCTTCGAGGAGAAGGGGACGCCGCCGAAGACCCACATCCTCCTCCGCGGCAGCCCCGGCAACCCTGGCGACGAAGTCGCCCCCGCGATGCCGGCGATCCTGCTCGCCAGGTCGGTCGACTTCCTCTCACCCGGCGAGCATTCGAGCCGCCGCCGCCTGACCCTGGCGGAGTGGCTCGTCGAACGCGAGAACCCGCTCACCGCGCGGGTCATCGTGAACCGCGTCTGGCAGTGGCACTTCGGCGAGGGACTCGTCCGGACCTCCAACGACTTCGGCCTCAACGGCGAACGGCCGACGCATCCGGAACTGCTCGACTACCTCGCCGGGTGGTTCGTCCACGAGGCGGACTGGTCGCTCAAGAAGCTCCACCACCTGATCATGACGAGCCGCACCTACCAGCAGAGCCGCGCCGTCCGGACCGAGTACGAGGCAGCCGATCCCGAGAACCGGCTCCTGTGGCGGCGGTCGCTCCAGCGGCTGGAAGTCGAGCCGATCCGCGACAGCATCCTCGCCGTGAGCGGCCAGCTCGACCGGACGCTCTTCGGACAGCCGATGTACCCGCTCATCCCCCGGGAAGCCCTCGAAAGCCACGCCGACAAAACGTCGATCTGGCCCGCCTACAACGAGCGGGCCGCCGCCCGGCGGACGGTCTACGCCTTTACGAAGCGGTCGCTGCTCGTGCCGCTTCTGGAGGTCCTCGACCTGTGCGACACGACGCGGTCCTCCCCGCGGCGGAACGTCACGACCGTCCCGACGCAGGCGCTGACACTGTTCAACAGCGACTTCGTCCTCCAGCAGGCGCGGCACCTGGCCGACCGCCTTCAGGCCGAGGCGGGAGACGATCTCGATCGGCAGATCGACCTCGCCTGGCAACTGGCCCTCGCCCGGGCTCCTCGCGACGAGGAACGGCAGGCGATGCGGGCCTTCGTTGCCGATGAAATCCAGACCCTCCGCGCGGAACGGGGCGCCACCGCCACGGAGGCCGAGGTCCGTCAGGCCGCCCGCGTCCAGCTCTGCCGCGTCCTGTTCAACCTGAACGAGTTCGTCTACCCCGAGTGA
- a CDS encoding DUF1501 domain-containing protein, whose product MRPNPSPETAGAASRFAENRTPCGRTRREFLWEVGGGFAGLALCDLLSRETAFAGALAPRTSHFPARAKHVIFLFMNGGPSQVDTFDPKPELDRLHGQTYSGPLAVGSNGRPVGRLAKSVFPFSQHGESGLPISSLYPHLAQHADELCVIRSMHTDTAAHASGCLQMNTGAVLIGKPALGSWLSYGLGTLNENLPSFVVMTDPRGGPIGSASNWSSGYMPASYQGTLFRSGGTPLLDLATPTGTSETTQRRGLDLLKTLNEQHLARHDQDGELMCRIESYELAFRMQTTAAEAVDLARETAHTRAMYGVDEPRTADFGRKCLITRRLLERGVRFVQLYSGGGHIEDTWDGHTDCISNHTLHAGETDQPIAALITDLKRTGLWDETLLVWGGEFGRTPTSEGVDKPGRDHNWHGFTMWLAGAGVKGGQAIGATDELGFGAVEDRCHVRDLHATILHLMGLDHRLLTYFHQGLDQRLTGIEHEAELVRKAFA is encoded by the coding sequence ATGCGTCCCAATCCATCGCCAGAGACCGCCGGCGCCGCCTCCCGTTTCGCGGAGAACCGGACGCCGTGCGGCCGGACCCGGCGGGAGTTCCTGTGGGAAGTCGGCGGCGGGTTCGCGGGGCTCGCGCTCTGCGATCTGCTGTCGCGAGAGACGGCCTTCGCCGGAGCCCTTGCCCCGCGGACATCCCACTTCCCGGCGCGGGCCAAGCACGTCATCTTCCTGTTCATGAACGGCGGCCCGAGCCAGGTCGACACCTTCGACCCCAAGCCAGAGCTCGACCGTCTGCACGGCCAGACCTACTCCGGACCGCTTGCCGTCGGATCCAACGGACGTCCGGTCGGCCGGCTCGCCAAAAGCGTCTTCCCGTTCTCGCAGCACGGCGAAAGCGGCCTCCCAATCAGCAGCCTCTACCCGCACCTCGCGCAGCACGCGGACGAGCTGTGCGTCATCCGCTCGATGCATACCGACACGGCGGCCCACGCCTCCGGCTGCCTGCAGATGAACACCGGCGCCGTCCTGATCGGTAAGCCGGCCCTCGGCTCGTGGCTCAGCTACGGGCTGGGGACGCTCAACGAGAACCTGCCGAGCTTCGTCGTCATGACCGACCCCCGCGGCGGTCCGATCGGCAGTGCCTCAAACTGGTCGAGCGGCTACATGCCCGCCAGCTACCAGGGGACGCTCTTCCGCAGCGGCGGCACGCCCCTGCTCGACCTCGCCACGCCGACCGGAACGAGCGAGACGACGCAGCGCCGCGGGCTCGACCTGCTCAAGACTCTCAACGAGCAGCACCTCGCGCGTCACGATCAGGACGGTGAGCTGATGTGCCGGATCGAGTCCTATGAGCTCGCCTTCCGGATGCAGACGACCGCCGCGGAAGCGGTCGACCTCGCCCGTGAGACGGCCCACACGCGGGCCATGTACGGCGTCGACGAACCGCGGACGGCGGACTTCGGCCGCAAGTGCCTCATCACCCGGCGGCTTCTGGAGCGGGGAGTGCGGTTCGTCCAGCTCTACTCCGGCGGCGGGCACATCGAGGACACCTGGGACGGCCACACCGACTGCATCTCGAACCACACGCTCCACGCGGGCGAGACCGACCAGCCGATTGCGGCTCTGATCACCGACCTCAAGCGAACGGGGCTGTGGGACGAAACGCTCCTCGTCTGGGGGGGCGAGTTCGGCCGGACGCCGACGAGCGAAGGGGTCGACAAGCCGGGCCGCGACCACAACTGGCACGGCTTCACGATGTGGCTCGCCGGCGCAGGAGTGAAAGGGGGCCAGGCGATCGGGGCGACGGATGAGCTCGGCTTCGGGGCGGTGGAGGACCGCTGCCACGTCCGCGATCTCCACGCGACGATCCTGCATCTCATGGGACTCGACCACCGGTTGCTGACTTACTTCCATCAGGGGCTCGACCAGCGTTTGACCGGAATCGAGCATGAGGCGGAGCTCGTCCGGAAGGCGTTCGCCTGA
- a CDS encoding ATP-binding protein: protein MPERSEALIQSFGRRYVTVLVVVAGLLLVDQAVLQPLLIHLNLYAPVINLAGRQRMLSQRLTKGSLAVARAPQDAATWSQELRGSLTDWTRVHRGLQEGDSELDLPGTSTPAIRAAFAKLDSDVVGMTECVERILADPRAADALVPDMLRHEKAYLSVMDEIVRMFQEEARARGHQLRILAGIVTASAIGLMTGLYGLVLAPASRLIRDQVLRLAKSEQELREARDALEIRVDERTRELSEANASLEREHEEKEEAQTRTRELQEQLAHAARVTSLGQLATGIAHEINQPLGAITNYAEALSVLTSKPRVVPEEIQSISGRLRDAAIRAGRIVSRMRNFVRSRSAPRGPESIQGLVREVVALCESDLRENGVRVDLQLDPAEDRLVLVDSIQIQQVLVNLVRNATQAMSGVPAEERRLSLRTRCLDDTVAVEVEDTGAGLPLSVLQAEFQPFHSTKADGMGLGLSICRTILETHHGGLTARNIEPRGARLTFTLPVAHVDSGNDHSDRLCCR, encoded by the coding sequence ATGCCGGAACGCTCTGAAGCCCTGATCCAGAGTTTTGGCCGACGGTATGTCACCGTCCTGGTCGTGGTGGCGGGCTTGCTGCTGGTCGACCAGGCGGTGCTGCAGCCGCTGCTGATTCATCTCAACCTTTACGCCCCCGTCATCAACCTTGCCGGACGGCAGCGGATGCTGAGCCAGCGGCTCACGAAAGGGAGCCTGGCGGTGGCCCGGGCTCCCCAGGACGCCGCAACGTGGAGCCAGGAACTGCGGGGCTCGCTGACCGACTGGACGCGGGTCCATCGCGGCCTGCAGGAAGGGGACTCGGAACTGGACCTCCCCGGAACCTCGACCCCGGCGATTCGGGCGGCCTTCGCCAAGCTCGACTCCGACGTGGTCGGCATGACCGAATGCGTCGAACGGATTCTGGCCGATCCCCGCGCGGCGGACGCGCTGGTGCCGGACATGCTGCGGCATGAAAAGGCGTACCTGAGCGTCATGGACGAAATCGTCCGGATGTTCCAGGAGGAGGCCCGTGCCCGGGGGCACCAGTTGCGGATCCTGGCGGGGATCGTGACCGCTTCGGCGATCGGACTGATGACCGGGCTTTATGGGCTCGTACTGGCGCCGGCTTCGCGGCTCATCCGCGATCAGGTGCTTCGACTTGCCAAGAGTGAACAGGAGCTCCGCGAGGCGCGGGACGCGCTCGAGATCCGGGTCGACGAGCGGACGCGGGAGCTGTCCGAGGCGAACGCCTCGCTGGAACGGGAGCATGAGGAGAAGGAAGAGGCCCAGACCCGGACGCGCGAGCTCCAGGAGCAGTTGGCTCATGCCGCCCGCGTGACGAGCCTGGGGCAGCTGGCGACCGGCATCGCCCACGAGATCAACCAGCCGCTCGGCGCGATTACGAACTACGCCGAGGCGCTGAGCGTGCTGACGTCCAAACCGAGAGTTGTCCCGGAGGAGATCCAGAGCATCTCCGGGCGGCTCCGCGACGCAGCGATCCGCGCCGGTCGGATCGTGAGCCGGATGCGGAACTTCGTCCGGTCCCGGTCGGCTCCTCGCGGGCCGGAATCGATCCAGGGGCTCGTCCGCGAGGTGGTAGCCCTGTGTGAATCAGACCTCCGGGAGAACGGCGTGCGGGTGGACCTGCAGCTGGATCCGGCGGAGGACCGTCTTGTTCTTGTCGATTCGATCCAGATCCAGCAGGTGCTGGTGAACCTTGTTCGCAACGCGACGCAGGCGATGTCAGGCGTTCCGGCCGAGGAGCGGCGGTTGAGCCTTCGGACGCGTTGTCTCGATGACACTGTCGCTGTTGAAGTCGAAGATACTGGAGCGGGCCTGCCCCTCTCCGTGCTGCAGGCGGAGTTCCAGCCGTTCCACTCCACGAAGGCGGATGGCATGGGGCTGGGACTTTCGATCTGCCGCACCATTTTGGAAACCCATCATGGCGGACTGACCGCGCGGAATATCGAACCGCGCGGGGCGCGTCTGACTTTCACCCTTCCCGTGGCGCATGTTGACTCCGGTAACGACCACTCCGACCGTCTTTGTTGTCGATGA
- a CDS encoding response regulator transcription factor gives MLTPVTTTPTVFVVDDDGDLRDSLLTLLRALGHFCEGFASAEEFRASYTEPRAGCLLLDIRMPGQNGLEMYADLVHEGKRLPVIFITAHADVTTAVAAMKTGAIEFLEKPFDKVTLADRVQKALIVDRSWRESDDRYNSLDRIVQQLSPTDRETLQMILEGVPNKVMAARLLITLRAVELRRQRLMQRLGVRSVAELLEVTITHRVLAELRTVEQEWPLR, from the coding sequence ATGTTGACTCCGGTAACGACCACTCCGACCGTCTTTGTTGTCGATGACGACGGAGACCTCCGCGATTCCCTTCTGACGCTGTTGCGAGCCCTCGGCCATTTTTGCGAAGGGTTCGCGTCGGCGGAGGAGTTCCGCGCCTCCTACACGGAGCCGCGGGCGGGGTGTCTTTTGCTCGACATCCGGATGCCGGGGCAGAACGGCCTGGAGATGTATGCGGACCTTGTCCACGAGGGGAAGCGGTTGCCGGTGATCTTTATCACGGCTCATGCGGACGTGACGACGGCTGTGGCGGCGATGAAGACCGGGGCGATTGAGTTCCTGGAGAAGCCGTTCGACAAGGTGACGCTGGCGGATCGTGTTCAGAAGGCGTTGATTGTCGATCGGTCGTGGCGGGAGAGTGATGACCGGTACAACTCGCTGGATCGGATTGTGCAGCAGTTGAGTCCGACGGATCGTGAGACGCTGCAGATGATTCTGGAGGGGGTTCCGAACAAGGTCATGGCGGCGCGGCTTCTGATTACGCTGCGGGCTGTGGAGTTGCGTCGGCAGCGGCTGATGCAGCGGTTGGGGGTGCGGTCGGTCGCTGAGCTTTTGGAAGTGACGATTACGCATCGGGTGCTGGCGGAGTTGCGGACGGTCGAGCAGGAGTGGCCGCTCCGCTGA
- a CDS encoding FadR/GntR family transcriptional regulator: MDRITRVIKERGLQAGERLPGEHELVDQLQVSRPVLREALARLQSVGLVQIQRGRGTFVGDGTSLANCVRLLQSAVAISPQELRSYVELRSAIEVQAARQAAERATEEEIAELAADLKRLDDDTLSYAEALEIDFRFHRRLIEIAGNPLMRNLMEVTYEFMLTQMARTTPSPADNQLGRRLHRAILKGVREHDPDAAERAMRQHMQAVLERLASEGAAS, encoded by the coding sequence GTGGATCGAATCACACGAGTCATCAAAGAACGCGGCCTCCAGGCCGGCGAACGCCTCCCCGGCGAACACGAACTCGTCGATCAGCTTCAGGTCAGCCGCCCCGTCCTCCGCGAAGCCCTGGCCCGGCTCCAGAGCGTAGGACTCGTCCAAATCCAACGCGGGCGGGGAACGTTCGTTGGCGACGGCACCAGCCTCGCCAACTGCGTCCGGCTCCTGCAGTCGGCTGTCGCGATCTCCCCCCAGGAACTCCGGTCCTACGTCGAACTGCGGTCGGCCATCGAGGTCCAAGCCGCGCGGCAGGCCGCCGAACGGGCGACCGAAGAGGAGATCGCCGAACTCGCCGCAGACCTGAAACGGCTGGACGACGACACCCTCTCCTACGCCGAGGCACTGGAAATTGACTTCCGGTTCCATCGCCGGCTCATCGAGATCGCCGGCAATCCGCTGATGCGGAATCTGATGGAAGTCACCTACGAGTTCATGCTGACGCAGATGGCCCGCACCACTCCCTCGCCCGCCGACAACCAGCTCGGCCGCCGGCTGCACCGGGCGATCCTGAAGGGAGTCCGCGAGCACGATCCGGACGCCGCCGAGCGGGCGATGCGGCAGCACATGCAGGCGGTTCTGGAACGCCTCGCCAGCGAGGGGGCGGCGTCATGA